A genomic stretch from Gammaproteobacteria bacterium includes:
- the hslV gene encoding ATP-dependent protease subunit HslV yields the protein MEQFRGTTILSVRRGRHVVVGGDGQVSLGSTVMKGNARKVRRLYNERVLAGFAGGTADAFTLFERFEGKLEKHSGNLVRSAVELAKDWRTDRMLRRLEAMLVVADSETSLMISGNGDVVEPEHELMAIGSGGAYAQAAARALMMNTELDARSIVEQALGIAADICVYTNHNLTIEELGTAAE from the coding sequence GTGGAACAATTTCGAGGCACAACAATTTTATCGGTACGCCGTGGCCGCCACGTGGTGGTGGGCGGTGACGGTCAGGTGTCGCTGGGGTCCACGGTGATGAAGGGCAATGCCCGCAAGGTGCGCCGGCTGTACAACGAGCGGGTGCTGGCGGGCTTCGCCGGGGGCACGGCGGACGCCTTTACCCTGTTCGAGCGCTTCGAGGGCAAGCTGGAGAAGCACTCCGGCAATCTGGTGCGCTCCGCCGTGGAGCTGGCCAAGGACTGGCGCACGGACCGCATGCTGCGGCGCCTGGAAGCCATGCTGGTGGTGGCCGACAGCGAGACCTCGCTGATGATTTCCGGCAACGGCGATGTGGTGGAACCCGAGCACGAGTTGATGGCCATCGGCTCCGGCGGGGCCTACGCCCAGGCAGCCGCCAGGGCCTTGATGATGAATACCGAGCTGGATGCACGCTCCATTGTGGAACAAGCCTTGGGGATCGCCGCGGATATTTGCGTCTACACCAACCACAATCTGACCATTGAGGAACTGGGAACGGCGGCGGAATAA
- the hslU gene encoding ATP-dependent protease ATPase subunit HslU translates to MSMTPREIVQELDKHIVGQAAAKRAVAIALRNRWRRAQLDEALRAEVTPKNILMIGPTGVGKTEIARRLAKLANAPFIKVEATKFTEVGYVGRDVEAIIRDLVEISIKLTREQEMKKVRHRAEDAAEERVLDALLPPARGGTNIQQPAEASGTRQVFRKKLRQGELDDKEIEVEVSAAPVGVEIMTPPGMEEMTSQLQGMFQNLSGGRTKRKRMRVGEAIKLLTDDEAAKLVNEEDIKARALENVEQNGIVFLDEIDKITRRSDAGGPDVSREGVQRDLLPLVEGSTVSTKHGMVKTDHILFIASGAFHLSRPSDLVPELQGRLPIRVELNALTVDDFVRILTEPDASLTEQYTALLGTEGMNVTFTEDGLKRIAEIAWSVNERTENIGARRLHTVMERLLEEVSFDAADRSGETLSIDAAFVDQQLKVLAQDEDMSRYIL, encoded by the coding sequence ATGTCCATGACACCCCGAGAAATCGTCCAGGAGCTGGACAAACACATCGTCGGCCAGGCGGCCGCCAAGCGGGCGGTGGCCATTGCCCTGCGCAACCGCTGGCGCCGTGCCCAGCTGGATGAGGCCCTGCGGGCCGAGGTCACGCCGAAGAACATTCTGATGATCGGCCCCACCGGGGTGGGCAAGACGGAAATCGCCCGCCGCCTGGCCAAGCTGGCCAATGCGCCTTTCATCAAGGTGGAAGCCACCAAATTCACCGAGGTGGGCTATGTGGGCCGGGATGTGGAAGCCATCATCCGCGACCTGGTGGAAATCTCCATCAAGCTCACCCGCGAGCAGGAAATGAAAAAAGTCCGCCACCGGGCGGAGGACGCAGCCGAAGAACGGGTGCTGGACGCCCTGCTGCCTCCCGCACGGGGGGGCACCAATATCCAGCAGCCGGCGGAGGCCTCGGGCACGCGGCAGGTATTCCGCAAGAAGCTGCGCCAGGGCGAGCTGGACGACAAGGAAATCGAGGTGGAAGTGAGCGCCGCGCCGGTGGGGGTGGAAATCATGACACCGCCCGGTATGGAGGAAATGACCAGCCAGCTGCAGGGCATGTTCCAGAACCTCTCCGGCGGGCGCACCAAGCGCAAGCGCATGCGGGTGGGGGAAGCGATCAAGCTGCTCACCGACGACGAGGCGGCCAAGCTGGTCAATGAGGAAGACATCAAAGCCCGCGCCCTGGAAAACGTGGAACAAAACGGCATCGTCTTCCTCGATGAAATCGACAAAATCACCCGCCGCTCCGATGCCGGCGGCCCGGACGTGTCGCGCGAAGGGGTGCAGCGGGATTTGCTGCCGCTGGTGGAAGGCTCCACCGTATCCACCAAGCACGGCATGGTGAAAACCGATCACATCTTGTTCATCGCCTCCGGCGCCTTTCATTTGTCCCGGCCCTCGGATCTGGTGCCGGAGCTGCAGGGGCGTTTGCCCATCCGGGTGGAGCTGAACGCGCTGACCGTGGACGACTTCGTGCGCATACTCACCGAACCTGATGCCTCACTCACCGAGCAATACACGGCGCTGCTGGGCACAGAGGGGATGAACGTGACCTTCACCGAAGACGGTTTGAAACGCATCGCCGAGATCGCCTGGTCGGTCAATGAACGCACGGAAAACATCGGCGCGCGGCGCTTGCATACCGTCATGGAACGCTTGCTGGAAGAAGTGTCCTTTGACGCCGCCGACCGCTCCGGTGAAACCTTGTCCATCGACGCCGCCTTCGTCGATCAACAGCTCAAAGTCTTGGCGCAAGATGAAGACATGAGCCGGTATATTTTGTGA
- a CDS encoding DUF971 domain-containing protein yields the protein MSNATPTDIRLHRASRVLEVVFDDGARFKLPCEYLRVYSPSAEVQGHGPGQEVLQIGKEEVNITAIEPIGQYAVKLHFSDGHNSGLYTWAWLYKLGAGYDELWPAYLNQLAASGYQRKEPGT from the coding sequence ATGAGCAACGCCACACCCACCGACATCCGCCTGCACCGCGCCTCGCGCGTGCTGGAAGTCGTCTTCGACGACGGCGCCCGGTTCAAGCTGCCGTGCGAATACTTGCGGGTGTACTCCCCCTCCGCCGAGGTGCAGGGTCACGGCCCCGGCCAGGAGGTGCTGCAGATCGGCAAAGAAGAGGTGAACATCACCGCTATCGAACCCATCGGCCAATACGCCGTGAAGCTGCATTTCAGTGACGGCCACAACAGCGGCCTTTACACCTGGGCCTGGTTGTACAAACTTGGCGCCGGGTACGATGAGTTGTGGCCTGCGTATTTAAACCAACTGGCCGCCTCCGGTTATCAGCGCAAGGAACCCGGCACGTGA
- the ubiE gene encoding bifunctional demethylmenaquinone methyltransferase/2-methoxy-6-polyprenyl-1,4-benzoquinol methylase UbiE gives MEEKPRTTHFGYEEVPVEEKARKVGAVFDSVADRYDVMNDLMSLGIHRWWKRFTIELSGVHTGQQVLDVAAGTGDLSAEFARRVGDSGLVVATDINGAMLGRGRERLTDKGLVGNIGYVQANAQYLPFADASFDCVSIAFGLRNVTDIPMALSSMHRVLKPGGRLIVLEFSKPALPGLGPLYDAYSKLLPGLGKVVTGDADSYRYLVESIRMHPDQNTLKGMVEAAGFGQCDYYNLSGGVVALHRGYKL, from the coding sequence GTGGAAGAAAAACCCCGCACCACCCACTTCGGCTACGAAGAAGTGCCGGTGGAAGAAAAAGCCCGCAAAGTGGGCGCCGTGTTTGATTCAGTCGCGGACCGCTACGATGTAATGAACGACTTGATGTCTTTGGGCATTCATCGCTGGTGGAAGCGGTTCACCATCGAGCTCAGCGGCGTGCACACCGGGCAACAGGTGTTGGACGTGGCCGCCGGCACCGGCGATCTCAGCGCCGAATTCGCCCGGCGCGTGGGAGACAGCGGCCTGGTGGTGGCCACCGACATCAACGGCGCCATGCTGGGGCGAGGCCGCGAACGGCTGACCGACAAGGGCCTGGTGGGCAACATCGGCTACGTACAGGCCAATGCCCAGTACCTGCCCTTCGCCGACGCCAGCTTCGATTGTGTCAGCATCGCCTTCGGCCTGCGCAACGTCACCGACATTCCCATGGCCCTCAGCAGCATGCACCGCGTGCTCAAACCGGGGGGCCGTTTGATCGTGCTCGAATTCTCCAAACCGGCGCTGCCGGGTCTGGGTCCGTTATACGACGCGTATTCCAAACTGCTGCCCGGCCTGGGCAAGGTGGTGACGGGAGATGCCGACAGCTACCGCTATCTGGTCGAATCCATCCGCATGCACCCGGATCAAAACACCCTCAAGGGCATGGTGGAGGCGGCTGGCTTTGGCCAGTGCGATTATTACAACCTGAGCGGCGGCGTAGTGGCCCTGCACCGGGGTTACAAATTGTGA
- a CDS encoding sterol-binding protein encodes MRLLQPERRRSGPAPGLQIVSEALKLPTLALAGIEAALNRCLLLDPSVAPRLAAVAGKVIAVELRGLNLVFYLAPGPGGIQLLSDFEGAPHATLRGTPLSMARLGLGGGQRGPLLAGDVEILGDLELGQTMEDVLREVNIDWEEQLSRIVGDVTAHQVGNFVRGVLSWGKQAADSLGQDVAEYLQEETRALPERREVEEFLALVDRLRADSDRLAARVQRLRNTLAARAQN; translated from the coding sequence GTGCGATTATTACAACCTGAGCGGCGGCGTAGTGGCCCTGCACCGGGGTTACAAATTGTGAGCGAGGCGCTCAAGCTTCCCACACTGGCCCTGGCCGGCATCGAAGCGGCGCTGAACCGCTGTCTGCTGCTGGACCCGTCTGTGGCACCCCGCCTGGCCGCTGTGGCGGGCAAAGTCATCGCCGTGGAACTGCGCGGCCTCAATCTCGTGTTCTATCTCGCACCCGGTCCCGGCGGCATCCAATTGCTGTCGGACTTTGAGGGCGCGCCGCACGCCACACTACGCGGCACCCCCCTGTCCATGGCGCGATTGGGTTTGGGCGGCGGGCAACGCGGTCCGCTGCTTGCGGGTGATGTGGAAATTCTCGGCGATCTTGAACTCGGCCAGACCATGGAAGACGTCCTCAGGGAGGTGAACATCGACTGGGAGGAACAACTCTCCCGCATCGTGGGCGATGTGACGGCCCATCAAGTGGGCAATTTCGTTCGCGGCGTGCTCTCTTGGGGAAAGCAGGCGGCAGACAGCCTGGGACAGGACGTGGCGGAGTACCTGCAGGAAGAAACCCGCGCCCTGCCGGAGCGGCGGGAAGTGGAGGAATTCCTCGCCTTGGTGGACCGGCTGCGGGCGGATAGTGATCGCCTGGCGGCGCGGGTGCAGCGTTTGCGTAACACTCTGGCTGCGCGCGCGCAGAACTGA
- the ubiB gene encoding ubiquinone biosynthesis regulatory protein kinase UbiB, producing MFVRPRQFWRLLHINRVLVRHRLDEIVLAAHLFRPVRFLLVLLPWNWLRRPEGGRGVRIRRALEDLGPIFVKFGQMLSTRPDLLPEDIALELARLQDQVPPFPGRDARAIVEKALGESTDRVFAAFDETPLASASIAQVHAARLHDGRDVVVKVVRPGIRATIERDLSLLYIVAELAQRYWPEGRRLRPVEVVNEYEKTILDELDLLREAANASQLRRNFLNSPLLYVPEVHWPLSRREVMVMERISGIPIGDIQTLRKQNVDLKLLADRGVEIFFTQVFVHRFFHADMHPGNIFASPQGQYIAVDFGIMGTLHPMDQRYLAENFVAFFNRDYRRVAELHVQSGWVPPSTRVDEFESAIRTVCEPIFERPLKEISFGQLLLRLFQTARRFNMEVQPQLVLLQKTLLNIEGLGRELYPELDLWKTAKPFLERWMNEQLGPRAFARGVKENAPRWAEHLPEIPTLAYEVLKRADAGQLQVVSRSPELESLRRTVRQGHQRLFLAIVGSSLIVGAALLTGLDGFAPRMLGPAPLAAWALGGCGLLLLMLAWPRRID from the coding sequence ATTTTCGTCCGCCCCCGCCAGTTCTGGCGTCTGTTGCACATCAACCGCGTGCTGGTGCGCCACCGCCTGGACGAAATCGTGCTCGCCGCCCACTTGTTTCGCCCCGTCCGTTTTCTGCTGGTGCTCCTGCCGTGGAACTGGCTGCGCCGGCCCGAGGGCGGGCGGGGCGTACGCATCCGCCGCGCGCTGGAGGATTTGGGACCGATCTTTGTCAAATTCGGCCAGATGCTGTCCACCCGGCCCGACTTGCTGCCCGAGGACATCGCACTCGAACTGGCCCGCCTGCAAGACCAAGTACCGCCCTTTCCGGGCCGGGACGCCCGCGCCATCGTGGAAAAAGCGCTGGGCGAATCCACCGACCGCGTGTTTGCGGCGTTCGATGAAACGCCGCTGGCCTCCGCCTCCATCGCCCAAGTGCACGCGGCGCGTTTGCACGATGGCCGCGACGTGGTGGTCAAAGTGGTGCGGCCCGGCATCCGCGCCACCATCGAGCGCGATTTGAGCCTGCTTTACATCGTCGCCGAACTGGCCCAGCGCTACTGGCCCGAGGGACGCCGCCTGCGGCCCGTGGAAGTGGTGAACGAATACGAAAAAACGATCCTCGACGAGCTGGACCTGCTGCGCGAAGCGGCCAACGCCTCGCAGCTCCGCCGCAATTTTCTGAACTCCCCCCTGCTCTACGTGCCCGAGGTGCACTGGCCCCTGAGCCGCCGCGAGGTGATGGTGATGGAGCGCATCAGCGGCATTCCCATCGGCGACATCCAGACCCTGCGAAAACAAAACGTGGACCTCAAGCTGCTGGCCGACCGGGGCGTGGAAATCTTTTTCACCCAGGTGTTCGTGCACCGTTTTTTCCATGCCGACATGCACCCCGGCAATATTTTCGCCTCCCCGCAAGGCCAGTACATCGCCGTGGACTTCGGCATCATGGGCACCCTGCATCCCATGGATCAGCGGTATCTGGCGGAAAATTTCGTTGCGTTCTTCAACCGCGATTACCGCCGCGTGGCCGAGCTGCATGTGCAATCGGGCTGGGTGCCGCCCAGCACCCGGGTGGACGAATTCGAGTCCGCCATCCGCACCGTGTGCGAGCCTATTTTCGAGCGGCCGCTGAAGGAAATCTCCTTCGGCCAGTTGCTGCTGCGCCTGTTTCAGACCGCCCGCCGCTTCAATATGGAGGTGCAGCCGCAACTGGTGCTGCTGCAAAAAACCCTGCTCAACATCGAGGGCCTGGGACGCGAGCTTTATCCCGAACTGGATTTGTGGAAAACCGCCAAGCCTTTTCTCGAACGCTGGATGAACGAGCAGCTGGGACCCAGAGCCTTCGCCCGCGGCGTCAAAGAAAACGCCCCGCGCTGGGCGGAACATCTGCCGGAAATCCCCACCCTGGCCTATGAGGTGCTCAAACGGGCCGATGCCGGCCAGCTGCAGGTCGTCAGCCGCAGTCCGGAACTGGAGTCCCTGCGGCGCACCGTGCGCCAGGGCCATCAACGCCTGTTCCTGGCCATCGTGGGCAGCAGCCTCATCGTGGGCGCCGCCCTCCTCACCGGTCTGGACGGCTTCGCCCCGCGCATGCTGGGCCCGGCGCCGCTGGCGGCCTGGGCCCTGGGGGGCTGCGGGCTGTTGTTGCTGATGCTGGCCTGGCCGCGGCGCATCGATTAA
- a CDS encoding sugar ABC transporter substrate-binding protein, with the protein MNKAGHIVAWATLTLLLAPGLPGCGKSDEPPPAKGPAPAALTVWAHAGQETERATLQAQVARFQEARPDLALRLSFLPERTYNAQIQAAALAGELPDVLELDGPYVANYAWQGHIAPLDGLLPATLVADLLPSLQAQGRYAGRLYAVGVFDSGLGLYGRRSALEEAGLRLPAGAEEAWSAAEFDAVLAALAARDTDGAVLDLKLNYGGEWYTYAFSPLLVSAGADLIDRRDYRHARGVLDSPAAVATLRRVQGWLNGAYVDPNVDDAAFTSGRVALSWAGHWEYRRYREAAGADLVVLPLPDFGHGSRTGQGSWAWAVRRDSARAREAAAFLQFLLRPEEVLAMTAANSAVPGTRTALSRSPRYGEGGPLRLFARQLLAGQAVPRPPTPAYPAITSAFQQAFVDIRNGADAAAALGRAAALIDRDIADNRGYPPP; encoded by the coding sequence ATGAACAAGGCAGGCCACATCGTCGCCTGGGCCACCCTGACGTTGCTGTTGGCGCCGGGCCTGCCCGGCTGTGGCAAATCCGACGAACCGCCACCGGCCAAGGGGCCCGCCCCGGCGGCCCTCACCGTCTGGGCCCACGCCGGCCAGGAGACAGAACGCGCCACCCTGCAGGCCCAGGTGGCGCGTTTCCAGGAGGCACGGCCGGATCTGGCGCTGCGTCTCAGCTTCCTGCCCGAGCGCACCTACAACGCCCAGATTCAGGCCGCGGCCCTGGCGGGGGAACTGCCCGACGTGCTGGAGCTGGACGGGCCCTACGTGGCCAACTACGCCTGGCAGGGTCACATCGCCCCCCTGGACGGGCTGTTGCCCGCGACGCTGGTGGCGGACCTGCTGCCCAGCCTCCAGGCCCAGGGGCGCTACGCCGGACGGCTCTACGCAGTGGGGGTGTTCGATTCCGGACTCGGCCTCTACGGCCGCCGCAGCGCCCTGGAAGAAGCGGGGCTGCGCCTGCCCGCCGGGGCGGAGGAGGCTTGGTCAGCGGCCGAATTCGACGCCGTTCTCGCGGCCCTGGCGGCGCGGGATACCGACGGTGCGGTGCTGGATCTCAAACTCAATTACGGCGGCGAGTGGTACACCTACGCCTTCTCACCGCTGCTGGTCTCCGCCGGGGCCGATCTCATCGACCGCCGCGATTACCGCCACGCCCGCGGGGTACTGGACAGCCCGGCGGCGGTGGCGACGCTGCGCCGCGTGCAGGGCTGGCTCAACGGGGCTTACGTGGATCCCAACGTGGACGACGCTGCCTTCACCAGCGGCCGGGTGGCCCTGTCCTGGGCGGGACACTGGGAATACCGCCGCTACCGGGAGGCGGCGGGGGCGGATCTGGTGGTACTGCCGCTGCCTGATTTCGGCCACGGCAGCCGCACCGGCCAGGGTTCCTGGGCCTGGGCCGTGCGCCGGGACAGCGCCCGGGCCCGGGAGGCCGCAGCCTTTTTGCAGTTCCTGCTGCGGCCGGAAGAAGTGCTGGCCATGACCGCGGCCAACAGCGCCGTGCCCGGCACCCGCACCGCCCTGAGCCGCTCGCCGCGGTATGGCGAGGGCGGACCGCTGCGCCTGTTCGCCCGCCAGTTGCTGGCAGGTCAGGCCGTGCCGCGCCCGCCCACCCCGGCCTATCCGGCCATTACCAGCGCCTTTCAGCAGGCTTTTGTGGACATCCGCAACGGCGCCGACGCGGCTGCCGCCCTCGGCCGGGCGGCAGCCCTGATTGACCGCGACATCGCCGACAACCGGGGCTATCCGCCGCCATGA
- a CDS encoding sugar ABC transporter permease: MSRRREALAAYLLCAPALGGLAVFVAGPFLLAVGLAFTNARLGSPLPLEWVGWTQFRRLLEDPVFVRALTNNALFAAVVVPLQTALALALALLLNQPLRGRVLFRTLFFLPVVFPMSLVAVVWILIYAPGPNGMLNAFMGAVTLGAWTPRDFLHDPDWALPAIMLTSIWQGVGFQMVIVLAGLQAIPEERYEAAALDGAGRRAQFRHVTLPGLRNTLIFVMLVTTILAFRLFDQVQIMTQGGPRYATTTVMYEAVQAAFSRQQVALGAAMSVVFFLIVLAVTGVQRHLVRQERALE, translated from the coding sequence ATGAGCCGCCGCCGCGAGGCCCTGGCCGCATATCTGCTCTGCGCCCCGGCCCTGGGGGGCCTGGCGGTGTTCGTGGCCGGGCCCTTCCTGCTGGCGGTGGGGCTGGCTTTCACCAACGCCCGCCTGGGCTCACCGTTGCCCCTGGAATGGGTGGGCTGGACCCAGTTCCGCCGCCTGCTCGAAGACCCTGTCTTTGTCCGCGCCCTCACCAACAACGCGCTGTTCGCGGCGGTGGTGGTGCCGCTGCAGACGGCCCTGGCCCTCGCGCTGGCCTTGCTGCTCAATCAGCCCTTGCGGGGGCGGGTGCTGTTTCGCACCCTGTTCTTTTTGCCGGTGGTGTTTCCCATGTCGCTGGTGGCGGTGGTGTGGATCCTGATCTACGCCCCCGGCCCCAATGGCATGTTGAACGCCTTTATGGGCGCCGTGACACTGGGGGCCTGGACACCGCGGGATTTTCTCCATGATCCCGACTGGGCCTTGCCCGCCATTATGCTGACCTCCATCTGGCAGGGGGTGGGCTTTCAGATGGTGATCGTGCTGGCAGGCTTGCAGGCCATCCCCGAGGAGCGCTACGAGGCGGCGGCCCTGGACGGAGCCGGGCGCCGGGCCCAGTTCCGGCACGTGACCCTGCCGGGGCTGCGCAACACCTTGATCTTCGTAATGCTGGTGACCACCATTTTGGCCTTCCGGCTGTTCGATCAGGTGCAGATCATGACCCAGGGCGGGCCCCGGTACGCCACCACCACAGTGATGTACGAGGCGGTGCAGGCGGCCTTCTCCCGCCAGCAGGTGGCCCTGGGCGCCGCCATGAGCGTGGTGTTCTTCCTCATCGTGCTGGCCGTCACCGGGGTACAGCGCCACTTGGTGCGGCAGGAGCGGGCACTGGAATGA
- a CDS encoding carbohydrate ABC transporter permease, translating into MKRLAFYLLLAAGAVLSVAPIAMMVAGSLKPDERVLVEAGSLKAFLPAPLTFENYLDVFRRVDFLRYFFNSAVISGSIVAAGLVVNALAGYAFARLTWPGRDALFALVLALLIIPFEAIAVPLFYQVTLWGWRDTYLVQILPFVANAFSVYLFYSFFLDLPKELDEAARLDGAGPLATFFFVIAPNARPVFATVAVLSFLMQWGVFLWPLLVTSGEAVRPLPLGIAMFYTLPPLAWGDILAFGVMMVSPVLVVFVLFQRWFVRGVAATGIKG; encoded by the coding sequence ATGAAGCGGCTGGCGTTTTATCTGCTGCTGGCGGCGGGGGCGGTGCTGTCCGTCGCCCCCATCGCCATGATGGTGGCCGGCAGTCTGAAACCCGATGAACGGGTGCTGGTGGAGGCGGGCAGCCTCAAGGCCTTTCTGCCCGCACCTCTCACCTTCGAAAATTACCTTGATGTATTCCGGCGGGTGGATTTTTTGCGCTATTTCTTCAACAGCGCCGTCATCAGCGGCAGCATCGTCGCTGCCGGGCTGGTGGTGAACGCCCTGGCCGGTTACGCCTTCGCCCGCCTCACCTGGCCCGGCCGCGACGCCTTGTTCGCCCTGGTGCTGGCCCTGTTGATCATCCCCTTCGAGGCCATCGCCGTGCCCTTGTTCTACCAAGTCACCCTGTGGGGCTGGCGCGACACCTACCTCGTGCAGATCCTGCCCTTCGTGGCCAACGCCTTCTCCGTCTATCTTTTCTACAGCTTCTTCCTGGACCTGCCCAAGGAGTTGGACGAGGCCGCCCGCCTGGACGGCGCCGGGCCCCTGGCCACCTTCTTCTTCGTCATTGCCCCCAACGCCAGACCGGTATTCGCCACCGTGGCGGTGCTCAGCTTCCTTATGCAATGGGGGGTGTTCCTGTGGCCCTTGCTGGTCACCAGCGGCGAGGCGGTACGCCCCTTGCCGTTGGGTATCGCCATGTTCTACACCCTGCCACCCCTGGCCTGGGGCGACATTCTGGCCTTCGGGGTGATGATGGTGAGCCCGGTGCTGGTGGTGTTCGTGCTGTTCCAGCGCTGGTTCGTGCGCGGCGTGGCGGCCACGGGCATCAAAGGCTGA
- a CDS encoding ATP-binding cassette domain-containing protein has protein sequence MAAIALQKVSKRFPDGTWAVRELSLEVADGEFLVLLGPSGCGKSTALRLLAGLETPSAGAILIDGRRVDALPPQRRNLAMVFQNYALYPHMSVRDNLRFPLRMRKLPKAEQQARVAHTAALLGLSGLLARRPAELSGGQRQRVAMGRALVRDPVAFLMDEPLSNLDAKLRVRIRAEIAALQQRLGVTTLYVTHDQVEAMTLGQRVAVLRAGVLQQLGPPDDVYRRPANTFVAGFLGSPPMNLFHPVLARAEAGWVLRWGERRLPLPRLPPDLTAGSGLVLGLRPEAFVTGEAPARVSVEVATVESLGFEKIVYFPAPFAPYTPEEEAATGTEAVFATRLPGPATVRPGERLELGLRLDEAHWFDAGGQRLEC, from the coding sequence GTGGCGGCCATCGCATTGCAGAAGGTGAGCAAGCGCTTTCCCGACGGCACCTGGGCCGTGCGGGAGCTTTCCCTGGAGGTGGCGGACGGCGAATTTCTGGTGCTGCTGGGACCCTCCGGTTGCGGCAAATCCACCGCGCTGCGCCTGCTGGCCGGGCTGGAGACACCCAGCGCCGGCGCCATCCTCATCGACGGCCGCCGCGTCGACGCGCTGCCGCCCCAGCGCCGCAATCTGGCCATGGTGTTCCAGAACTATGCTCTCTATCCTCACATGAGCGTACGCGACAACCTGCGTTTTCCCCTGCGCATGCGGAAACTGCCCAAGGCCGAACAACAGGCGCGGGTGGCACACACCGCCGCATTGCTGGGCCTGAGCGGACTGTTGGCGCGGCGCCCCGCCGAACTCTCCGGCGGCCAGCGCCAGCGGGTGGCCATGGGCCGGGCCCTGGTGCGCGATCCCGTAGCCTTTTTGATGGACGAGCCCCTGTCCAATCTGGACGCCAAGCTGCGGGTGCGCATCCGCGCCGAGATTGCCGCCTTGCAGCAGCGCCTGGGCGTCACCACCCTCTACGTCACCCACGACCAGGTGGAGGCCATGACCCTGGGCCAGCGGGTGGCGGTATTGCGCGCCGGCGTGCTGCAACAACTGGGTCCGCCCGACGACGTCTACCGCCGCCCCGCCAACACCTTCGTCGCCGGCTTCCTGGGCAGCCCGCCCATGAACCTCTTTCACCCCGTCCTGGCACGGGCGGAGGCGGGCTGGGTGCTGCGCTGGGGCGAGCGCCGCCTGCCCCTGCCGCGACTGCCGCCGGACCTGACGGCGGGAAGCGGACTGGTGCTGGGCCTGCGGCCGGAGGCCTTCGTGACGGGTGAGGCCCCGGCCCGGGTAAGCGTGGAAGTGGCCACCGTGGAATCCTTGGGTTTCGAGAAAATCGTCTATTTCCCCGCCCCCTTCGCCCCGTACACACCGGAAGAGGAAGCGGCCACGGGCACCGAGGCCGTGTTCGCCACACGCCTGCCCGGGCCCGCCACCGTCCGCCCCGGCGAACGCCTGGAGCTGGGGCTCAGGCTGGACGAGGCCCATTGGTTCGATGCCGGGGGGCAGCGTCTTGAATGCTGA
- a CDS encoding NUDIX domain-containing protein, translating to MPGGSVLNAEDRTLSAGVVVLRGHGPARRYLLLRAYRHWDFPKGLVEAHEAPLQGALREVQEETGLTDLVFTWGHDYIETGPYGRGKVARYYLAEAPRGEVRLPVNPKLGRPEHHEFRWVSPAEARTLLGGRLQPVLDWAEARMHSG from the coding sequence ATGCCGGGGGGCAGCGTCTTGAATGCTGAGGACCGCACCCTGTCGGCCGGGGTGGTGGTACTCCGCGGCCACGGCCCCGCGCGGCGCTACCTGCTACTGCGTGCCTATCGCCACTGGGACTTCCCCAAGGGCTTGGTGGAAGCCCACGAAGCCCCCTTACAGGGGGCGCTACGGGAAGTCCAAGAGGAAACGGGGCTCACCGACTTGGTGTTCACCTGGGGCCACGATTACATCGAAACGGGCCCTTATGGCCGCGGTAAAGTGGCCCGCTACTACCTGGCCGAAGCGCCGCGGGGCGAGGTCCGTCTCCCCGTCAACCCGAAACTGGGCCGTCCCGAGCATCACGAATTTCGCTGGGTCTCGCCAGCCGAAGCCAGAACGCTGCTGGGCGGCCGCCTCCAGCCCGTACTGGACTGGGCCGAGGCCCGCATGCACAGCGGCTGA
- a CDS encoding DUF1820 family protein produces the protein MPEKNQIFKVIFYNQDKLYEVHARQVHQAPILGFVELEDLIFGEKSGVLVDPSEERLKAEFAGVKRTCIPLGAIVRIDEVAREGANKIHPAGGRSSNVTPFPSPFFTPPSGDNK, from the coding sequence ATGCCAGAGAAGAACCAGATTTTCAAAGTCATTTTTTACAATCAAGACAAGCTTTACGAAGTTCATGCCCGGCAGGTGCACCAGGCCCCCATACTGGGCTTTGTGGAACTGGAGGACTTGATCTTCGGCGAGAAGTCCGGCGTGCTGGTGGATCCCAGCGAAGAACGCCTGAAAGCCGAATTCGCCGGCGTCAAACGCACCTGCATTCCCCTGGGTGCCATCGTCCGCATCGACGAAGTGGCGCGCGAGGGCGCCAACAAAATTCACCCCGCGGGCGGCAGAAGCAGTAACGTCACCCCTTTCCCTTCGCCCTTCTTTACCCCGCCTTCCGGCGACAACAAGTAA